The following coding sequences are from one Nilaparvata lugens isolate BPH chromosome 4, ASM1435652v1, whole genome shotgun sequence window:
- the LOC120351157 gene encoding uncharacterized protein LOC120351157 isoform X2, giving the protein MKIMRLTFLSLVVLIAFSVTLTLARVKRKMKEELETPPLPQQETPAPPPTQRRRRTTGQTTEQTTGQPTGQTTGQTTVQTTADALARMNLNQQPPAP; this is encoded by the exons ATGAAGATTATGCGACTCACTTTCCTGTCTCTTGTGGTGTTGATAGCATTCTCAGTTACCTTGACACTAGCCAGAGTGAAACGTAAAATGAAGGAAGAATTAGAAACACCTCCACTACCACAACAAGAAACACCAGCACCACCACCAACACAAAGACGAAGAAGGACCACAGGTCAGACTACAGAACAGACTACAGGTCAGCCTACCGGTCAGACTACAGGTCAGACAACAGTCCAGACCACTGCAGACG CATTGGCCAGGATGAATCTAAACCAACAGCCGCCGGCTCCATAA
- the LOC120351157 gene encoding uncharacterized protein LOC120351157 isoform X1, which produces MLQLIDKQNSFGGPKMKIMRLTFLSLVVLIAFSVTLTLARVKRKMKEELETPPLPQQETPAPPPTQRRRRTTGQTTEQTTGQPTGQTTGQTTVQTTADALARMNLNQQPPAP; this is translated from the exons ATGTTACAA TTGATTGACAAGCAGAACAGTTTCGGAGGACCAAAGATGAAGATTATGCGACTCACTTTCCTGTCTCTTGTGGTGTTGATAGCATTCTCAGTTACCTTGACACTAGCCAGAGTGAAACGTAAAATGAAGGAAGAATTAGAAACACCTCCACTACCACAACAAGAAACACCAGCACCACCACCAACACAAAGACGAAGAAGGACCACAGGTCAGACTACAGAACAGACTACAGGTCAGCCTACCGGTCAGACTACAGGTCAGACAACAGTCCAGACCACTGCAGACG CATTGGCCAGGATGAATCTAAACCAACAGCCGCCGGCTCCATAA